A single window of Nitrospira sp. CR1.1 DNA harbors:
- the tatA gene encoding twin-arginine translocase TatA/TatE family subunit yields MFGSLGFTELILILFIVLIIFGAGKLPQLGEGIGKAIKGFKKSVHEADAIEAEAQAQAQQQAEPVQAQSIAAQPTAPMPTPVVEQQVAAAPPAARAQA; encoded by the coding sequence ATGTTTGGCAGCCTTGGTTTTACAGAGTTGATCTTGATCCTGTTTATTGTCTTGATTATCTTCGGGGCCGGGAAGTTGCCGCAGCTTGGTGAGGGAATCGGCAAGGCCATCAAGGGCTTCAAGAAATCCGTTCATGAAGCGGATGCGATCGAAGCCGAAGCGCAGGCGCAAGCCCAGCAACAGGCCGAACCCGTGCAGGCACAGTCTATCGCCGCGCAACCCACGGCTCCAATGCCCACACCTGTTGTGGAGCAACAAGTCGCTGCGGCGCCTCCTGCCGCGCGCGCGCAGGCATAA
- a CDS encoding tetratricopeptide repeat protein, which translates to MVDSPRLGHVVMDEHTQTGGAEQGSAAVDPGDQPLNPDEEIAEIEKLLTTEPDDFQARCRLGELYFSKGRLDDALTEVKKSIEMAEGLRTEMNRSLAMYYSNLGTIYATKGMIDEAEAEFKRALDVHAYDVLALFNLGRVQADKRKYMESKNYYERLVEITPDDPMAWYNLAGVYVELDNPQVSDYNTMDMAIQCYLRVLELDPKHLEASFKLMEIALNHRKTDLAIKVMESAVEHSPDEPLAYYNLISVYDKCKMFEQAEQARQRLKERFAKKAKEGPAS; encoded by the coding sequence ATGGTTGACTCACCCAGATTAGGACACGTTGTTATGGACGAACACACACAGACTGGCGGGGCGGAACAGGGGAGTGCGGCAGTGGATCCCGGCGATCAGCCGTTAAATCCTGATGAGGAAATTGCTGAGATTGAAAAGCTGCTCACAACCGAGCCAGATGATTTTCAGGCACGTTGCCGATTGGGTGAGCTGTACTTCAGTAAAGGGCGGTTGGACGACGCGCTGACGGAAGTGAAGAAGTCAATTGAGATGGCCGAGGGGCTTAGAACGGAAATGAATCGCTCGTTGGCGATGTACTACTCCAACCTCGGGACCATCTATGCGACGAAGGGCATGATCGACGAGGCGGAGGCGGAGTTTAAGCGTGCGCTCGACGTGCATGCCTATGATGTCTTGGCGCTGTTCAATCTCGGCCGGGTGCAGGCGGACAAGCGAAAGTACATGGAGTCGAAGAACTATTATGAACGGCTGGTTGAGATCACGCCGGACGATCCGATGGCATGGTACAATCTTGCCGGCGTCTACGTAGAGCTCGATAATCCCCAAGTCTCCGACTACAACACCATGGACATGGCGATTCAGTGTTATCTGCGCGTCCTCGAACTGGACCCGAAGCACTTAGAAGCGAGCTTCAAGCTCATGGAAATCGCCCTCAATCACCGAAAGACAGATTTGGCGATTAAGGTGATGGAGAGCGCGGTGGAACACAGTCCGGACGAGCCGCTCGCCTATTACAATTTGATCAGCGTCTACGATAAGTGCAAAATGTTCGAGCAGGCCGAGCAGGCCAGGCAGCGTTTGAAGGAACGATTTGCAAAGAAGGCCAAAGAGGGACCCGCATCCTGA
- a CDS encoding radical SAM protein translates to MKVSLLFPPTWHPSQPYLSLPSLTGFLTQAGVKNVSQRDLGIELLDKVLTQSFAHGLYQQLVEKQRSLERERTGDTGPGSAEQLARVIESLDRFPYLFERIELAKETLRGEGFYDIEAYRNSLFLIDKWLEVLSSLYFPTRMTVVDNQFGDYSIYSSKDLVKAIRDEGQNPYISLFREHVLPSLLTDRPDLVGVSITATSQIIPGLTLCRLMKEHAPELHVTVGGSIFTRLVDNLRRCPWLFDLVDDFVVFEGETALLELVNQMDGKRDFSKVPNLIYRQNGKITVNQPFYSENINQLTAPNYDGFPLDLYLSPEPVLPVQFSRGCYYKDCAFCALTLDHQNFRQRDPGKTVDDLVWLKERYGAQSFFFTDECFALSPTKRLCQQMIDRQVNVRWTCELRFEKNLSRELLTQMRDAGCLKIVFGLESFNQRVMDFMKKGIKQESVRRIVDDCVELGIAVHCYVIVGFPTEKEEEALETMNFVVGNTKLHESYGFSCQPCLFDLEKEAPIMSDPGSYGIRRIMRPATEDLSLGFFYEVQEGMTPAQAEQLYQQVYEKISEVVCELPFNYSMADGLLYIARAKSQAVQVPQPTVS, encoded by the coding sequence ATGAAGGTTTCTCTCCTATTTCCACCAACGTGGCACCCTTCGCAACCGTACCTGAGCCTCCCATCTCTCACAGGTTTTCTCACCCAAGCCGGAGTGAAAAATGTCTCACAGCGCGATCTCGGCATTGAGCTGTTAGACAAGGTGCTCACCCAGTCCTTTGCTCACGGTCTCTATCAACAGCTGGTAGAGAAACAGCGGAGTCTTGAGCGGGAGCGTACGGGAGACACCGGGCCTGGAAGTGCGGAGCAGCTCGCGCGGGTCATCGAGTCCCTTGATCGCTTCCCCTATTTATTCGAGCGTATCGAACTGGCCAAAGAGACATTGCGCGGAGAAGGCTTCTATGACATAGAAGCCTATCGCAACAGCTTGTTTCTGATTGATAAGTGGCTTGAGGTGCTCTCATCACTCTATTTTCCGACCAGAATGACGGTCGTTGACAATCAATTTGGTGACTATTCGATCTACTCCTCGAAGGATTTGGTCAAGGCCATCCGTGACGAAGGACAAAACCCCTATATCAGTCTCTTCCGCGAGCACGTATTGCCTTCTCTTTTGACCGATCGCCCTGATTTGGTCGGGGTCTCGATCACGGCCACGTCGCAAATTATTCCGGGGCTCACGCTCTGTCGATTGATGAAAGAGCATGCGCCGGAACTGCATGTGACCGTCGGGGGCAGTATCTTTACGCGCCTGGTCGATAATCTGCGCCGCTGTCCCTGGCTTTTCGATCTCGTCGACGATTTCGTGGTGTTCGAGGGCGAGACTGCCTTGCTGGAGTTGGTGAATCAGATGGACGGCAAGCGTGATTTCAGCAAGGTGCCCAATCTGATTTATCGTCAGAACGGCAAGATCACGGTTAATCAGCCGTTCTATTCAGAAAATATCAATCAACTTACTGCACCCAATTACGACGGATTTCCACTCGATCTGTATTTGTCTCCGGAACCGGTTCTGCCCGTGCAGTTTTCTCGAGGCTGTTATTATAAGGACTGCGCGTTTTGCGCGTTGACGCTGGATCACCAGAACTTCCGGCAGCGCGATCCGGGCAAGACGGTGGACGATCTGGTCTGGTTGAAAGAGCGCTATGGCGCGCAATCGTTTTTCTTTACCGACGAATGTTTCGCGCTGTCGCCCACCAAGCGTCTTTGCCAGCAGATGATCGATCGTCAAGTTAATGTGAGGTGGACCTGCGAGTTGAGGTTCGAAAAGAATCTCTCGCGTGAATTGCTCACACAGATGCGGGACGCCGGTTGCCTGAAAATCGTATTCGGCCTGGAGTCGTTCAATCAGCGGGTCATGGATTTCATGAAAAAAGGGATCAAGCAGGAATCCGTGCGCCGGATTGTCGATGACTGTGTCGAGTTGGGCATCGCGGTGCATTGCTACGTGATCGTTGGCTTCCCCACTGAGAAGGAAGAGGAAGCGCTGGAAACGATGAATTTTGTGGTGGGAAATACCAAGCTTCACGAATCGTACGGCTTCTCGTGCCAGCCCTGCCTCTTCGACTTGGAAAAAGAAGCGCCGATCATGAGTGATCCGGGAAGTTATGGCATTCGGCGGATCATGCGGCCGGCCACCGAAGATTTGAGTCTCGGATTTTTTTACGAAGTGCAGGAAGGTATGACGCCGGCTCAGGCCGAACAGTTGTACCAGCAGGTGTACGAAAAGATCAGCGAAGTCGTGTGCGAGTTGCCGTTTAACTATTCTATGGCCGACGGGCTATTGTATATCGCCCGGGCCAAGTCGCAAGCGGTGCAGGTACCACAACCTACCGTGTCGTAG